GAACTACTTCTTGAAAACCCGTAGTGCACTAATAATGAGTAGTCTGTTAAGAAAATAAGTCCCACTCTACGTAACAAATAGAAGACAAATAATATATCTTACCCTCTCTTAACAGACTCCAGAAATTGAGCATTTGTTGGTTCATTGTAAGGTCTCAATTCTCCATCATCTAAACTGAAACCATTGCTCCACAGTTTAAGCAAAATCTGAACCTTTTGggtatagaagaaaaaaaaatatatatatatattcacatatatataagaATACATCTCCCCTAAATAATTTTAAGTTCCAAATGTGATATCATAAAACgtatttacttaatttaaaatagGGAGTTATTTCTACTATTCTTTATTCATAGTGAAAGACATTAATGAAACCACATGTGTTTGTTTAGCTAGTTTGCATTCAGCTTAACAAATGGGCAATGGCTGCAAATACCAAAGGTCCTGCAGCTGGACCCTGGCCTTGAAGTACAACTATTGGTGGATGGTTCACTAGAAAATGAAAGCAATGAGAAGAGCTGTACTCCATGATTCCCACttccttcattttccttcatCTGCATCCATACTCTTCTTTGCTACAGAGCTTAAATATTCATGCTAAGGGGAACAGAATTTCCAGTGACCTTCCAAGAAACTataaatgtctaaaataaaattaaacctcCAAAATTTCAAAAGGCAACAGAAACAAAGAATGACTTTAGGTGTTCTACATTTACACCTCACCTCATTTTAGATtatgaaaatatatcatttataataataactatatatttgttcatttttctttttttaattgattttttatcttaaagagccaaggtctcactatgctgcccagggtggtcttgaactgctgggctcaagcaatctgcccacctcagtctcccaaagtgctaggattataggcatgagccactgtgcctggcccaggttcATTTTcttaaacaccttttttttttttttttttttaagagagagggtctggctatgttttccgggctggccttgaacttctgggctcaagtgatccttctacctcagcctctggagtagttagGACTCCAaatgcatgtcaccatgcctggctgcaaattcatttggaaaatgaatcACACATTCTTTCAACAAACAGTTACATATCTCTACGTGCAAGGCATAATTGTGATACAAAACATAAAGATTGAGACTGAAAACTCACATATCCTTGGTCCTTTTAAcccatgttttaaaaagtaacaaaaatatatttatattatcaattcttaattttaaaaccaACAGTTTTAGTAACTAGAAgcaaatatttatactttttcattttgattattgTACCTACATCTTGCAGCTGATTTTCTCCATAGATGTATTCAGACCGCTTACAAAAAGAACTACCCAATCTGTATCCTCCACCTGTAAATGACTAAAATACATAGCAAATGAGTTaaaatacacaaaggattatttgGCAAAAAGTTATTATGtgatatgcattttaaaactaGATAAATTCTAATTAGCCAAAGTGGCTCATACTAGGGAGCCTTCAAGAACCAAAATTACCATAAGACTTGACTAAAAGATAATTTCAAACCATTGAcgaataatgaaatgaaaaccaaaatttaAGTTTCATTAGAGCAGCGGTTCTCGACAATGGATGTCAAAATTATCATACAGGCTTTTTTAAAAGACACGTTTCTAGGCATATCCCAAATCTGTTGAACCATAATACCTGAAGCCATCAGGTAGTTTAGACAACCTCCCCAAATGATTTTGATGGAGAAATTCCAGGTTGAGAAATGCCACTTATAAGAATGTATGAAATGATATCACAAAAGACACGTAACTGTTCGTCTTTAGTATATCAATATTGTGTCAGTTGATAACAATTGTAAAAGCTGTAcagaggtggctcacgccagtagtcccagcactttgggaggccgaggcaggcggatcacgaggtcaggagatcgagaccaccctggctaacatggtgaaaccccgtctctaccaaaaatacaaaaaattagccgggtgtggtggcgggcgcctgtaatcccagttactccggaggctgaggcaggagaatggcgtgaacccgggaggcagagcttgcagtcagccgagatcgtgccactgcactccagcctgggcaacagagcgagaccctgtctcaaaaaaaagaaagaaatttagaaaggtacaaaagcaattcaatggagaaaggagtgCCTTTCAAGAAgtgatgctggaacaactggacatccgtaaGCAAAACAATAAACTCTGGTGTCAACctcacaccttatataaaaattcaaatagatCATAGCTTTAAATGTAAAGCTGTAACATTTTTCTAGATaacaagggagaaaatatttgggacCTACAGTTAAGTGAAAAGTTCTTAGACAATACagcaaaagcatgatccataaaagaaaaaaaaggaattggacTTTATCCAAGTTTATATTTTGCTTAGTGAAAAATCCTGCTAAGAGGATAAAAATATGATGACattctgagagaaaatatttacaaaccatgtaTCTGACACAGGACCCATACctattaaaatatacaaagaattctcaaaactcaacagtaacaaAATAATCTAATTAGAGAGTGGGAAAAGTAATGAAGAGATATTTCCTTGAAAAGAGTAATACAGATAATGGCAAGGAAGCACATGAAACGATGTTCATCACTagctatcaggaaaatgcaaattaacatcattagttattagagaaataaaataaaaccatggtGTGTTAGCACTACACACCcatcaaaatggctaaaattaaaaatagtgacAATACTAAAATGCTgaaaaggatgcagagaaacttgCTCTCTCATAtatgtgggaatataaaatggcacaaccactctggaaaacagtttggctgtTTCTTAAACATACACAATGTATGATCTACCAATTGCACTTCtgagcatttatcccagagaaataaaaccatACGTAAGTAAAAAAACCTGTACCCAATtgctcacagcagctttatttgtaatagtcaaaagctggaaactaAAATATCCCTCAATAAATGAATGGTTAAACTGTGGTGTATCTATACCATAAAATGCTACTCAGGAATTAAAAAGGAACAAGGTTGTGATACAAGCAGTAACTCTGACAGATCTCAATggcattatgccaagtgaaaaaaGCTACtccaaaaggtcacatattgtatgcCTCCATTTGTGTAACactggagtttcaccatgttggccaggctggtcttgaactgtgatctgcccgcttcggcctcccaaagtgctaggattacaggcatgagccaccacacccggctggtgTAACACTCTTAACATGATAAAATTATAGAGATGAAAACCCAGTTGACTGGTACTGGCTAGAGGTTAGGGATGGCAGGAGAGACGGGGTGGGTGTGAGTGCAAATGGGTAGGCTATGAAGGAGAGCTTCAGCTGGGTGATTACACATGTGATAAAAGGACATAGACAGAGAGAAATGCCAAATTCCTGGCTTTCATATTATACTACAATCATGTGAAATGTAACCATTGGGGGAAACTAAGTGAAAGGTACATGAAACCTCCCTGTATTCTTTTTGCAAATGCCTGTGACTCTactaattattttgtaattaaaaggTAAATCAAAAAGTTgttcagaaatgtaagaaattgTCTCAACTTTCAATCATTAAtagaaatattataattttataaaaatgaaaacaaatatttaaaacagaaatttacaattagaaaaacaatgtttgcaaataatataaaaatgaaagaggaggTAAAATATAGAAACAATGTATTTAGTTTAAAATTGAGCACTGACCTTAGATTTATCATCACTTGAAGCTCTTGTGGCTTCATTCAGAGGGACAGCCCCATGTTCCCTTGCCTCTTTGAAAAGTTCATTCACAATTTTCCCAGTTGAAGGTCGAACTATATTTAATCCACTGTATTCATGTTCACTTGAGTAAAACCTTTAAACATTTTAGTTCATGAATAAAAAGTTAGGATAACAGACATAAACTGAAGTAAAAAGCTACACAGtcttatgaaaataaaagtattttatttaaaaagaggcattcttttgacttctatgagaatatataatttttaaaatgggattaaggaaaagaataaataggAAATAGATCATATACTTTCTCACTGAGTTTGCAAAGATTGATTCTAAGGGCAAGTTCAGCCTCCAGCACAGTAACTGGCTTGCTTGCTGATCCTTCAGCCTTCTGTAACTGCTTATCACATACATCTCATTCACTAATTCAGCACTTCTGATGTAGAAGGGAAAGCAGTGTCAACAATCAAAAGATAGTCCCTTCTCTCTAAGAAGGCCACACTCAGTAGAGACCTAGTTAGTGACGAGATCTCTAGATTTAGACAGTATAAACAGCTAATTCTAAACTAAAGGGTTATCTATAGAGGATTTATCTTTCAGAGATTTTTGGATTTAAAAGAGACCTACTCCCGTATAAGCCCCTGTGTTtgttaaaagtaaataatttagaCAGTAATTTTTTGGCGACCAATTTCTACTTCGACTCCAACTTCATAAATGATCCTAGGAAACATAAAAATTACCTTTACGTAAGATTAATAACCTACTTTtatctttcaagattttttctatCAAGAATATCAGAAACTATAACCAATGAAGTATCAGCATGGAGACTTCCAGGGTAAGATGACAATCAAACTTCATTTGTTAAAATACTTATAACTCTCCAATTCAATTCCAAATTCACACTGAACTGACACATAGAACAAAACAATGGGGGGAAATGATATCTGCCTTGGAGACTAGGAATGGAATTCATCTTCAAGGCTTTCTCCTAAATTAGAATATGCAAAACTGAGTAAGATAGAGGAAAGAACAGACCAGCTCTAACTTTGCagtaaaggaaggaaaagatCCATCAGGATGGAGAACAAGGAGACACCAGGAGAACCCTACTAAACCCCACAAACTGCAGAAGGTGGAGGTGGGGCTTCATCCTGCCAGTGCTCTGGAGAAGTACACTGGGCCCAAATTTATCTAGAGCAGGAGCCTATGGAAGCCTTCCTCCCAAGCTTACACTCAAGGGTCCAGGGTAGCAAGCAAGGTTGAACACTGCCCTAGCTGGCTTTTAAGACAAGCCTTAGTGTTAGAAGCAGATTATTTTAGGTAGCTACGacaaacacagaaaagcaaagcAGTGCTTCCTGCTGCAGCTGTCTGCTGCTGTAACACTCCTCCCCTCTCTGGAGTGCCCTGGAAACGAGGAACGGAAGTCACCTTCAAGGTTGTCCACGTCTCTAATCTGGCAAAATGAATAATCATTCCTTTTTATCTCAGTCTTAGCGAGAAAGACCTTACTGCAAAAATCGGTCATAGCAAATGATTTCCTATCTCCTTTATGGttaatggtttttattatttgaaatctttgcctactctgaggtcataaagatattctattttcttccagagattttattgtttaatttctatatttagatCCACAACCCATATGGAACTGACGTTTATAGGTGGTATAAGGTAGAGGACAAGAACTATTTTTTCTCCATATAAATGTCCATTTGTCCCAGTACTACCTAATGAAATTCTGCCCCTCACTGCTCTGCAGTGTCATAAATCAAGTTGCCTATGATTCTGAGTTCTCTTATTTTGGTCCATGGTCTACTGTCCGTTCTTACTCTCTTAACGATTGCAGCTTTACAATAAGTCTTTGCATGCAGCAGTGTAAGTCCTCAACTTAATTCTTCATGGATGTTTGGGGCAAAAATATTTGATTGCTGAAGTAATTCTCTATACTCATTCAAACTGACTTATTAAATATAAGTGAAAGGGAATAAAAGATGCCTAGTATAGAATTAGTACTTAGCTGGGCCTTAAAAGGATTTAGGACATTAGGACTTAGATAAGCACAGAGGACAAGGGACAAAATTCTAGGAATGAAGAGGAACACAGGAGGAAAAATCAAAATGAccagagaaatcagaaaaagaatCAGTCTTTTACAGTTTTCTTTGTATGCAATTATGCCATTACACataatgagctttattttatttatttccaatttgtatacttttgtttttctaatctcATTGTGCTGACTAAAACCTCCAGTACAAGTTGAATGAAAATTGTGATACGGATTACCCACTGATAATGTTCCCAACTTCAGAAGAGTTGGGCGGTTTCAATCTCTTTAGATCCTAATGATGATTACCCAAACCTTAAACATATTATCTGTGACTGGTGCCcatcttttctgtgcatttaCTCCCTGCGGTAACATTTTTGCTCCCATTTTGCTACTGAATCTCAAGGTTTGCTACTGAATACTCAAAGGTTCTGAGTTATCTTCTCATTGCCAAACATAAAAGACTTTCCTCagttattacccactttctgaaacATTTGATCCTTTTGAGCCTATCCTTCTTCTCCCTTTTGCTGTTTCATAGTTGAACTCTCTCCTGGACTTTCATCATACCAAAATTGCTTGTTTCTTTGCCCAGTGGGATCCAACATCTCCTTCTCTATTTTACTGAGTTTTCTTCCTCCTACTCTTACATAAATATGCCTATATCCTTGACTTCAATTCCTCTTTATTTAAGCTCATGTCATCATCAAAATATTTATCCACTGCCAAAGATAACATCTTCTATACAGATGACTCTGAAATATATGCTTTTACCACTCACTTATGGCCCAATGTTGAATTTAAAAGCACCTGCTAGATAGTTCTACTTCAATCAAGTTCATCTCCAAAACTGAAGCTATTTCTACACATAAGCCCTCCCATTAACAATCACACTTTTTCCTGTATcccaaatttaaaacatttaagtcTCCACTCTTTCCCACTGGCTTACTCCCTATATCCCGTGTCACTACATTTCTACAATAAACACCTTGAAAATATCCTGCATTAATTTCACccttttctctccattccattgacACTACCTCaatccaaaatttattttatttatatattttttgagacaacatatggctctactgcccaggctagagtgcagtggcgtgatcttggctcactacaacttccacctcttggactcaagctatcctgccacctcagcctcccgagtagttgggactacaggcgtgcaccaccacgcctggctattttttttgtagagacggggtttaagccctgttgcccaggctggtcttgaacttgtgagctcaagcgatctgcatcgcttcagcctcccaaagtgctaagatgacaggcgtgagccaccgtccttGGCCTTGAATCCAAAGTCTTATTAGCTCATTCCTTAGTTTACCTCAATTACTTGTGTCTTGATTTCTTTCCCTCTTTATCCTGTTCTCCCATCCTCATTAATTTTATACAGTATTGCCAGTCCTATTTTCCTAAATGaatagtaatagctaacatttatcaaGGGATGACTATGTGTTTAGTTAATCCTTCTAACAATGGTATTACTcctattttacaggtaagaaaactaaGACTGAAggagtttaaataacttgccaatTGGCAAAACCTTATTAGAAGACAGAGAACAAAAATTACAGGGAGTAGGAGCTAGCCAGCCTGGGGGGCGGCTGCACAGTCTCCGGGATCCCCAGGCCTGGAGGGGGGTCTGTGCACAGTTGACTGTCTCTGTCCCACATCTGGTCCCGTGCGGGCCTCCCTTGGGTCAGCCCAATGTGACCAAGCCCAGCGGAGCCTGAACAAGGAGCGGGTCCGTCATGGAGCTGGAATGTGGGAGGAACATGACATCATGGAGATGGTTTCACCCAAATATGACTGGGGTGGAAGCAGAAAACCCACTGTTGACAAGAGGAGCTGATAGCAGTTTTTTGGCAAGGCTTAGTAAAAGTAACCCTGGAGACTTCACACTTTCTGTTAGAAGAAATGGAGCTGTCACCCACATCAAGATTCAGAacactgggccaggcgcagtggctcacgcctgtaatcccagcactttgggaggccgaggcgggcagatcacgagatcaggagattgagaccttcctggctaacatggtgaaacccggtctctactaaaaaatacaaaaaaattagccaggcgtggtggcaggcacctgtagtcccagctactcaggaggctgaggcaggagaatggcatgaacccaggaggcggagcttacagtgagccgagatagtgccactgcactctagcttgggtgccagagtgagactctgtttcaaaaaaaaaaaaaaaagattcagaacaCTAGTGATTGCTATGATCTGTATGGAGGGGAGAAATTTTCCACTTTGGCTGAGTTGGTCCAGCATTACATAGAACATGACGGGCAATTAAAAGAGAAGAATGGAGATGTTATTGATCTTAAATATCCTCTGAACTGTGCAGATCCTAACCTCTGAAAGGTGGTTTCAGGGACACCTCTCTgggaaagaagcagagaaattattaactgaaaaaggaaaacatgttaGTTTTCTTGTACGAGAGAGCCAGAGCCACCTTGGAGATTTTGTTCTCTCTGTGCGCACCAGTGATGACAAAGGGGAGAGCAATAACGGCAAGTCTAAAGTGGCCCATGTTATGATTTGCTGTCAGGAACTGAAATATGATGTTGGTGGAGGAGAACAGTTTGATTCTTTGACAGATCTTGTGGAACATTACAAAAAGAATCCTATGGTGGAAACACTGGGTACAGTACTACAACTCAAGTAGCCCCTTAACACAACTCGTATAAATGCTGCTGAAATAGAAAGCAGAGTTCGAGAACTAAGCAAATCAGCTGAGACCACAATAAAGTCAAACAAGGCTTTTGGGAAGAATTTGAGACACTACAACAACAGGAGTGCAAACTTCTCTACAGCCGAAAAGAGGGtcaaaggcaagaaaacaaaaacaaaaatagatataaaaacatCCTGCCCTTTGATCATACCAGGGTTGTCCTACACAGTGGTGATCCCAATGAGCCTGTTTCAGATGACATCAATGCAAATATCATCATGCCCGAATTTGAAACCAAGTGTATCAAAGCCCAAAAAGAGTTACATTGCTACACAAGGCTGCCTGCAAAACATGGTCAATGACTTTTGGCGGATGGTGTTCCAAGAAAACTCCCGAGTGATTGTCATAACAACGAAAGAAGTGGAGACAGGAAAGAGTAACTGTGTCAAATACTGGCCTGATGAGTATGCTCTGAAAGAATATGGCATCATGTGTGTTAGGAACATCAGAGAAAGCGCCGCTCACAACTATATGCTAAGAGAACTTAAACTTTCAAAGGTTGGACAAGGGAATATGGAGAGAATGGTCTGGCAATACCACTTTTGGACCTGGCCGGACCATGGAGTGCCCATTGACCCTGGGGGTGTGCTGGACTTCCTGGAGAGGTGCACCATAAGCAGGAACGCATCATGCATGCAAGGCCAATCATGGTGCACTGCAGTGCTGGAATTTGCCAGACAGGGACATACGTTGTGACTGATATTCTGATTGGCATCATCAGAGAAAAAGGTGTTGACTGTGACATTGATGTTCCCAAAACCATCCAGATGGTGCGGTCTCAGAGGTCAGGGATGGTCCAGACAGAAGCACAGTACCGATTTATCTATATGGCGGTCCAGCATTATACTGAAACTCTACAGCACAGGATTGAAGAAGAgcagaaaagcaagaggaaagggCATGAATATACAAATACTAAGTATTCTCTAGCGGACCAGATGAGTGGAGATCAGAGCCCCCTCCGGCTTGTACTCCAACTCCACGTTGTGCAGAAATGAGAGGAGACAGTGCTAGAGTCCATGAAAACGTGGGCCTGATGCAACAGCAGAAGAGTTTCAGATGAGAGAATCTGCCAAAGCTGCAGCACAAAAATAGATGTGGACTTTCACCCTCTCCCTAAAAAGATCAAGCTTTCGCAAGAAAGTTTATGTGAAGACCAAATTGGATTTGGAAGGCTTGCATTGTGGTTGACATGCAGCTCAGAGCTCCCAAGAGCTCAAAAGCAGAAGTGGCCAGGCCTTCTGAAGATGTAAGTCCAGAATTGTCACAGCTTCCCTTCTACTGCCCTctactgatgatgatgatgatgacgatgatgatgatgattttttctAATCATAAGAGAGCTGGAGTATGCCCTCTACTTACTAAACAAGTCACATGCCCAGCCCAGATTAAAAAAAAGGGTGTGAAGTAGAGGTGCAGTTAATTGGGGGGCCACTAGTCTAACAGATGGTCACAACCAGTGCCATGGAAAACCAAGGATATTAGCAAAAGCAGAAGTTGCTAGTGACCTTGGGAAGCCGAAGCTGCTTACAGTAGCTGAGACAAGCTGAAAGACTGAGAAATAGAGGGCCTTCAAGAAGCTTCCTGAATGATTTCTGCCAATCCTGAGCCTATTTTTGGAACTAGCACCTGGGGAAACTGATCTTGTGAGGATGGATGTGTTTAGGGACACAGGGCTTTTGAAAGCAGCACCACCCCACTGGGGCACCCCCAGACTTGGGAAATGTGACTCTTTCTTAATgccactggttttttttttgagacggagtcttgctctgtgccccaggctggagtgcagtggcgcgatctcggctcactgcaagctccacctcccgggttcacgccattctcctgcctcagcctcccgagtagctgggactacaggtgcccgccaacacacccggctaattttttgtatttttagtagagacggggtttcaccgtgttagccaggatggtctcgatctcctgacctcgtgatccgcccgcctcggcctcccaaagtgctgggattacaggcttgagccaccgcgcccggccaatgccaCTGGTTTTTGGTCAGGCCACAGTGAGAAGGAACAGCCCTAACAGGTCTCCAGCCAGGTTGAACGagctcatttttgttttagtcAAATGGTAACATTTGCTAATGTTCCACCTTAAATGCCTTCTCCAAAGACATCCCTCTTTGACTTATATGTTGAATCATCAAGTGTGGATATTTCAATGAAAGTATCATTGGTTGACTTTTGTGACGGTAATAAAATGCTATGGTATCTTTGCTGTGAAGTTATTGTCTCCTTGGATTCTTCCGACTTTGGCTCCTGAAAGGAAGGCCTAGATCCAGCCCTGGTAGTAGTAGTTCCTTTCTGAGGTCTCTCAGTCTTTTAAGACTCTGAATTAATTTGGCTGCCATTCTCACTAACAAAATGTGTATCAACCCCTACCCCTGCCCCCCAATATTCATTGAACTTTGAATGGCTTCAGAGCACAGGTGTGGCCTAAAGGTATTCCCTTATTAGGGAAATGTCATGACTTTTGTCTTCTAGTCAAACTTGTAAAGAAGAAGATTCCAGTTCAGTATTTGCAGCAAGAAGCTTGAATCCTGTTCTTTTTATTGCATTGTGACATTGACTCATTCtccattttgctttggttttgttttgacttGACTTTGGGGGTAAAGTCTTTCACCAGCACACAAGAGTTTGATTGTACAAATATATCTCCTGTATTAACATCTCTGCCTGTTGCTTAAGATCAGTTGCTTTTATACTCAGAATGGAAATACCTGATCTTGGCAAGCTTTGTTTGTTATATTGATTTCACTTAGATTTCCCTCCACAAGGTCAGCAAACTATCATGTTCTTATGTAACCTTAGGCCAAGGCCAGAGTTATCATAGTCCCTAGGTTGCTAAGGCTTATCACGTGTTTGGTAAAAGGTGATTGCAGGTTCTCAAATGAGGTTACTTTACATGGGATGGAATCaggcagagaggctgggatgatggAGAAAGCTCGAGGTGCAGGTTTTAAAAAAAGGTGTGGAAATTAAAGTTCCAAAGAGGTGGTTTCTGAGGAAGTCAGACAGCCCAGGGCCAGAGCAGTCAGTAATGGGTGAATCAGGTTATTTGGAAAGTCGGTGTCACAAATATATGGTATTTGTCTACTTCCAGGTTGCTGGTAGGTATTAAATACGCACAATATTCCAGAGCTCACTgaggat
The Symphalangus syndactylus isolate Jambi chromosome 7, NHGRI_mSymSyn1-v2.1_pri, whole genome shotgun sequence genome window above contains:
- the UBXN2B gene encoding UBX domain-containing protein 2B isoform X4; its protein translation is MAEGGGPDPGERERRSSGPRPPSARDLQLALAELYEDEVKCKSSKSNRSKATVFKSPRTPPQRFYSSEHEYSGLNIVRPSTGKIVNELFKEAREHGAVPLNEATRASSDDKSKSFTGGGYRLGSSFCKRSEYIYGENQLQDVQILLKLWSNGFSLDDGELRPYNEPTNAQFLESVKRGVTLIACMPEIQQLMLEIF